One Terriglobia bacterium DNA segment encodes these proteins:
- a CDS encoding MarR family transcriptional regulator has product MKRSGSPADHLQATTGLRGLRRLADFRYQLRKFLRFSERAARSTGLTPQQHQLLLGIAGFTGRGWATIGELAEFLQERHNAVVGLVQRAERHGLVRKSRSESDHRIVQVFILPEGERLLNTLTELHQKEIRKLRIGSPNLRDLLAGHD; this is encoded by the coding sequence ATGAAGCGATCGGGCTCCCCGGCGGACCATCTTCAGGCGACCACCGGACTTCGAGGCCTTCGCCGTCTGGCGGACTTTCGGTATCAGCTCCGAAAATTCCTCCGCTTCAGTGAAAGGGCCGCCCGCTCAACCGGTCTAACGCCGCAGCAGCACCAGCTCCTGCTTGGCATAGCAGGTTTTACAGGCAGGGGGTGGGCTACCATCGGAGAGCTTGCTGAATTTCTGCAGGAGCGCCACAACGCTGTTGTCGGACTGGTCCAGCGAGCCGAACGCCACGGACTCGTCCGAAAGAGCCGGTCCGAAAGCGACCACCGCATCGTGCAGGTTTTCATTCTGCCTGAAGGTGAAAGATTGCTGAACACGCTGACCGAGCTTCACCAGAAGGAGATCCGGAAGCTTCGGATTGGAAGCCCGAATCTCAGGGATTTGCTTGCCGGCCATGACTAA
- a CDS encoding chloride channel protein, whose product MNHSRLRKYTGVLRQDLAATYSRDLHKWLFVAPVIGLLTGLIITGISIVILHLMWPPILAYLLHHHWAIIPVLLFGFVVTGLIMQGFVANPNEHSTEEIIRSYHEHQGDINMRNFLPKIAAAITTVGLGGSAALEGPSIYGGGAIGSWLWGKLRRFRLEPRDQRIMLISGAAAGMAAVFRAPLTGLVFALEMPYKDDLAHEALVPSLIASVVAYGTLASFLGSRPLFDFAGTSSFSRKDLFWSAVLGALCGLIAMAFDITYRRFRNFVVNFSAAHWIKLAMGGLLTGVCGLTFVLIFKGSLIPIGPNYEAVGKILLGRHTTIELALFGVFKLGATLFSLGSGGVSAMFVPLFLTGASFGTAFNQALVHSPSPDLYAAVGMAAFIAGGYKTPLAAVVFVAEATGGHAFLIPALVGAAVAYAVSGEASVSADQRLHEGVRMQELGHVPVRRVMQENVVSLQASSNLQALANAAQNHAHHTVFPVYEGKRLLGTAALWSLWKVDPRLWAQTPVAAITEKDASRVSADCDVMEALRLLRKQSGQHILLVTSEDGQLAGVVTRTDILGALERHLFHSGSSGYTKSSLELSKT is encoded by the coding sequence GTGAACCATTCCCGACTGCGAAAGTATACAGGAGTGTTGCGTCAGGACCTGGCCGCTACGTATTCCCGTGACCTCCACAAATGGCTGTTCGTGGCGCCTGTCATCGGCCTGCTCACGGGGCTTATCATCACAGGAATATCGATCGTTATTCTGCACCTGATGTGGCCGCCGATTCTTGCCTACCTCCTTCACCATCACTGGGCCATCATTCCAGTCCTGCTTTTTGGTTTCGTGGTGACCGGGCTGATCATGCAGGGCTTTGTTGCAAATCCCAACGAGCACTCAACCGAGGAAATCATCCGTTCCTATCACGAGCATCAGGGCGATATCAACATGCGGAATTTCCTGCCGAAGATAGCCGCCGCTATCACCACGGTTGGGCTGGGAGGGAGCGCGGCGCTCGAAGGCCCCAGCATTTACGGCGGTGGCGCCATCGGCTCGTGGCTGTGGGGGAAGCTTCGCAGATTCAGGCTTGAACCGCGCGATCAGCGCATCATGCTGATCAGTGGAGCTGCGGCCGGCATGGCCGCGGTCTTCCGCGCTCCGCTCACCGGCCTGGTGTTTGCACTCGAGATGCCATACAAGGACGACCTGGCCCATGAGGCGCTTGTGCCATCGCTCATTGCCTCGGTTGTTGCCTACGGAACTCTGGCTTCATTTCTCGGGTCGCGCCCTCTGTTCGACTTTGCCGGGACCTCATCATTTTCGCGGAAAGACCTGTTCTGGTCCGCCGTGCTTGGGGCCTTATGCGGGCTCATCGCTATGGCCTTCGATATCACTTACCGGCGGTTTCGGAACTTTGTCGTCAACTTTTCTGCCGCCCACTGGATCAAGCTGGCGATGGGAGGCCTGCTGACCGGCGTGTGCGGCCTGACGTTTGTTTTGATTTTCAAGGGCTCGCTGATTCCCATCGGGCCCAATTATGAAGCGGTGGGCAAGATTCTCCTGGGCCGCCACACCACCATCGAGCTGGCCCTGTTTGGAGTATTCAAGCTTGGCGCAACACTCTTTTCGCTGGGAAGTGGCGGCGTCAGCGCCATGTTTGTGCCGCTTTTCCTTACAGGGGCCTCTTTTGGGACTGCGTTCAACCAGGCCCTTGTTCACAGCCCCTCGCCAGACCTCTACGCGGCGGTCGGCATGGCAGCATTCATTGCAGGTGGCTACAAGACTCCCCTTGCAGCAGTCGTCTTCGTGGCGGAAGCCACGGGTGGACACGCATTCCTCATACCCGCGCTGGTGGGGGCGGCCGTTGCATACGCGGTGTCAGGAGAAGCGTCCGTCTCAGCTGACCAGCGCCTCCATGAAGGCGTCCGAATGCAGGAACTCGGTCACGTTCCGGTTCGCCGTGTGATGCAGGAAAACGTGGTGTCCCTCCAGGCGTCATCCAACCTGCAGGCGCTGGCGAATGCGGCCCAAAACCACGCGCACCACACCGTATTTCCCGTTTATGAAGGAAAACGCTTGCTGGGCACGGCGGCCCTGTGGTCGCTTTGGAAAGTAGACCCGCGGCTCTGGGCGCAGACTCCAGTTGCCGCTATTACGGAGAAAGATGCCTCCAGGGTTTCCGCCGATTGTGACGTCATGGAAGCCCTGCGGCTGCTGAGAAAGCAGTCCGGACAGCATATCCTTCTGGTCACTTCAGAGGACGGTCAATTGGCGGGCGTGGTTACCAGGACCGATATTCTGGGCGCCCTGGAGCGCCATCTCTTCCACAGCGGATCGTCAGGATACACGAAGAGCAGTCTGG
- the rplM gene encoding 50S ribosomal protein L13 — protein sequence MNTHFQKKERGRIRWHLVDAEGVVLGRLAARTARILIGKESPDWTPFSDHREGIIVVNAEKVRLTGRKLEQKVYRHYTGYPGGLKEISAQRMLETKPEELVREAVLGMLPKSRLGSRLATRLKVYAGPRHPHQAQNPVPARLAV from the coding sequence TTGAATACGCACTTTCAGAAAAAGGAACGAGGAAGAATCCGCTGGCACTTGGTTGATGCTGAGGGGGTCGTCCTGGGGAGGCTTGCTGCGCGCACCGCGCGGATTCTGATCGGGAAAGAATCGCCGGACTGGACCCCGTTTTCGGACCACCGCGAAGGTATTATTGTTGTTAACGCCGAAAAGGTACGTTTGACCGGGAGAAAGCTTGAGCAGAAGGTTTACCGGCACTACACGGGATATCCGGGTGGGCTGAAGGAAATTTCCGCTCAACGGATGCTGGAGACCAAGCCGGAAGAACTTGTACGCGAAGCCGTCCTGGGAATGCTTCCCAAGTCTCGTCTGGGAAGCCGGTTGGCGACACGACTCAAGGTCTATGCTGGTCCAAGGCATCCGCATCAGGCACAGAATCCTGTGCCGGCCCGCCTGGCGGTTTAG
- the pyrH gene encoding UMP kinase, protein MSEPAFHRILLKLSGEALMGERGFGIDPAVASRIASEVNEIQQMGVQVAIVAGGGNFIRGVVASQNGIDRVVADNMGMLATIINALALQDALERAGSPTRVVTAIEVREIAEPFIRRRAIRHLEKGRVVVLAGGTGNPYFSTDTAAALRAMEIRADVILKATKVNGVYDADPAKVADAKMITRINYLEVLSRGLAVMDTTAISLCMDNHLPIIVFNLTVPGNLKRVVMGEKIGSLVAA, encoded by the coding sequence ATGAGCGAACCTGCCTTTCACCGAATCCTGCTGAAGCTGAGCGGGGAAGCGCTCATGGGTGAGCGCGGCTTTGGAATCGACCCTGCCGTGGCGTCCCGGATTGCTTCCGAAGTGAACGAAATTCAGCAGATGGGCGTTCAAGTCGCCATTGTGGCAGGTGGCGGGAACTTCATCCGCGGAGTTGTGGCTTCACAGAACGGAATCGATCGGGTGGTCGCTGATAATATGGGCATGCTGGCGACCATTATCAACGCGCTGGCGCTCCAGGACGCGCTGGAGAGAGCGGGGTCCCCGACGAGGGTTGTTACGGCGATCGAGGTCCGTGAAATTGCGGAACCGTTTATCCGGCGTCGCGCCATTCGCCACCTTGAAAAAGGTCGCGTGGTCGTTCTGGCTGGAGGGACGGGGAATCCTTATTTTTCCACCGATACCGCCGCGGCGTTGCGGGCCATGGAGATCAGGGCGGACGTCATTCTCAAGGCCACCAAAGTGAATGGCGTCTACGACGCAGATCCCGCGAAGGTGGCTGATGCCAAAATGATCACCAGGATCAACTACCTGGAAGTCCTGTCGCGCGGCCTCGCGGTGATGGACACCACAGCGATTTCGCTTTGTATGGACAATCATCTGCCGATCATTGTTTTCAATCTCACGGTGCCAGGCAACCTGAAGCGAGTGGT
- the rpsB gene encoding 30S ribosomal protein S2 yields the protein MSTITMKEFLEAGVHFGHQTRRWNPKMKEYIYGERNGIYIIDLQKTLKLFKEATKFLADLAHNGRVILFVGTKRQAQEAVAEEAQRCQMFYINHRWLGGLLTNHTTIQKSIQRLRELEEMSRDGRYDLLTKKEVQRLERERKHLDQNLAGIKDMPGLPDALFVIDSNKEEIAVLEARKLGIPVVAIVDTNCNPEVVDYVIPGNDDALRAIRLFTSRVADSILEGRQLALEKQMEEEKIAAEKAAEELEARRQAEAIEASELIVGEADVSFDIAEEDYDKYLKLEEKEAEQETSRPAVGGDEEDSQGRARPKKRQKFASKARTRHGDEGDSDARSLESE from the coding sequence TTGTCGACGATCACGATGAAGGAGTTTCTGGAGGCCGGAGTCCACTTTGGCCACCAGACCCGCCGCTGGAACCCCAAGATGAAGGAGTATATCTATGGGGAGAGGAACGGCATTTACATTATCGATCTCCAGAAGACCCTCAAGCTTTTCAAGGAGGCGACCAAGTTTCTTGCCGACCTCGCCCACAACGGCAGGGTGATTCTGTTTGTGGGAACAAAGCGGCAGGCGCAGGAGGCGGTGGCGGAAGAAGCGCAGCGATGCCAGATGTTCTATATCAACCACCGCTGGCTTGGCGGGCTGCTGACGAACCATACGACCATCCAGAAGTCGATCCAGCGTCTGCGCGAGCTGGAGGAGATGAGCAGGGACGGAAGGTATGACCTTCTGACCAAGAAGGAGGTTCAGCGGCTGGAGCGTGAACGCAAGCATCTGGACCAAAACCTGGCCGGCATCAAGGATATGCCCGGACTGCCCGACGCTCTGTTCGTGATCGACTCCAACAAGGAGGAGATCGCTGTCCTTGAAGCCCGCAAACTGGGCATCCCGGTTGTGGCGATTGTTGATACAAACTGCAATCCGGAGGTTGTGGATTACGTCATCCCGGGTAATGACGATGCGCTTCGGGCCATCCGGCTGTTCACCTCGCGGGTTGCCGATTCCATCCTGGAAGGTAGGCAACTGGCGCTTGAAAAGCAGATGGAAGAAGAAAAGATCGCCGCAGAAAAGGCTGCCGAGGAGCTGGAGGCCCGCCGACAGGCGGAAGCGATTGAGGCGAGTGAACTAATTGTGGGCGAGGCGGACGTGTCCTTCGATATCGCCGAGGAGGACTACGACAAGTATCTTAAACTCGAGGAAAAAGAGGCGGAGCAGGAAACTTCACGCCCCGCCGTGGGAGGAGATGAGGAGGATTCCCAAGGGCGCGCGCGGCCCAAGAAGCGTCAGAAATTTGCGAGCAAAGCTCGAACCCGGCATGGGGACGAAGGCGACTCCGACGCGCGTAGCCTTGAAAGCGAATAG
- the rpsI gene encoding 30S ribosomal protein S9, whose protein sequence is MAELSQFWGTGRRKTSVARVRLSPGTGKIQVNRRSFEQYFPSEALRAEVRQPLVFTENDGKFDIMVNARGGGIHSQAGAVRLGISRALILFDPELRPRLRQSDFLTRDPRAKERKKYGQKGARKRFQFSKR, encoded by the coding sequence GTGGCTGAATTGAGTCAATTTTGGGGTACCGGACGAAGAAAGACTTCGGTTGCGCGGGTAAGGCTTTCCCCCGGCACGGGAAAAATTCAGGTAAATCGCCGTTCCTTTGAGCAGTATTTCCCCTCCGAAGCGTTGCGTGCCGAGGTTCGCCAGCCGCTGGTTTTTACGGAGAACGACGGCAAATTTGATATTATGGTAAATGCCCGGGGTGGAGGGATTCACAGCCAGGCGGGAGCTGTCCGGCTGGGTATCTCCCGCGCACTGATCCTGTTTGACCCCGAGTTGCGTCCCCGCTTGCGACAGAGCGACTTCCTTACCCGCGACCCGCGCGCCAAAGAACGAAAGAAATACGGCCAGAAGGGTGCGCGCAAGAGGTTCCAGTTCTCGAAGCGGTAA
- the tsf gene encoding translation elongation factor Ts, with product MAVSLDTVKKLREMSGAPMMECKKALDEAGGDLEQAFTVLRKRGQAAAAKKASRAATEGLVGSYIHAGGKIGVIIEVNCESDFVARNSEFQQLVHDLAMQVCATDPRFIRREDVGPDVLEREREVLRAQTAESGKPEEVVNRIVEGRLRKFFEENCLYEQHFIKDGTGNVTIEELINSRIAKFGENILVRRFARFKVGESVGEADVEGSAI from the coding sequence ATGGCGGTTTCACTGGATACAGTCAAGAAATTGCGAGAGATGAGCGGCGCTCCCATGATGGAGTGCAAGAAGGCCCTGGACGAAGCCGGTGGCGACTTGGAGCAGGCGTTCACGGTCCTGCGCAAGCGGGGCCAGGCTGCGGCGGCCAAGAAAGCCAGCCGGGCTGCTACTGAAGGTTTGGTGGGTTCCTATATCCACGCCGGCGGAAAGATCGGCGTGATTATCGAAGTGAATTGTGAATCCGATTTTGTCGCCAGAAATTCAGAGTTTCAGCAACTGGTTCACGACCTGGCCATGCAGGTTTGCGCCACGGACCCCCGATTCATCCGCCGGGAAGATGTGGGACCGGACGTGCTCGAGCGTGAACGTGAAGTCCTGCGGGCACAGACGGCGGAGAGCGGAAAGCCCGAAGAGGTGGTAAACCGAATTGTCGAAGGCAGGCTGCGAAAGTTTTTTGAAGAGAACTGCCTTTATGAGCAGCATTTTATTAAAGACGGCACCGGAAACGTCACGATCGAGGAATTGATTAATTCCCGGATCGCCAAATTTGGCGAAAACATCCTGGTCCGCCGCTTCGCCCGCTTCAAAGTGGGCGAATCCGTTGGCGAGGCCGATGTGGAAGGGTCCGCGATTTGA